A window of Magnolia sinica isolate HGM2019 chromosome 13, MsV1, whole genome shotgun sequence genomic DNA:
tcggttaagtgggacattcaggatgagggatctgggggctgcaaagatggttgtCAGCATTGAAACTGGAAGAGCAGGTTTTGCTAATCACAAGtagaataccttgtgtaggtattgatcaaatatgtgatggaccaagcaaatCCGGTGAGCGTTTCCTACGCATCTCGCGAATTGAATTGAATGCGGTCTAGACACGGCCTGATCCATCCTTCGGAAGTAAGAAGGGATCTAAAATGATGGATAGCGTGATCAGCTATCTCCTGTCTATCCTCTGTACGGACACCATCCACTGTGATACTGAATATGGCTTTAACATGAGCGTGCATGTTGGTGATGTTGTGGAAGTATTTGATGTTCTTATCACCTTCAGCAATCCATCTCACTCTGGATTTCAGCTTCCAAGTTATTTCGTCTTGCAACGTCCTGGCCGAGATGTCTTGGATGATATGGATGCGCCTTCCCAAAGATTCAGTAGACATCATGGAGCCCTCTGCTTCCGAATCCATTCACTGGAGCTCCAAGAGTAAGTCTGCCATTTCAGCTTCCCTCTTACCCAACTCCCCTACTTTTCACTCCTTCAGCTTCTCCTTTAGAAGTCTAAGTTTGTATAAGAGTTTGTTACTTGTAAAACCTTTGACCTAAAATGTGGGCCACCATTCCGCAATCCGTTGGTTGAAGCTGTTGAGGGTGATCCAAGATGAATTGAACCGGAATGGTTTAGGACCCCAGCTTTCATCTTCCAGCATCAACAAAATCGGAAAGTGGTCCGAAGTAGTTTCGGGGAGGGCCGGTTGGGACGCTAACGGGAAGGCCTCCAGCTAGTCTGTGGACAGGAGGAATCTGTCGAGCCTGGATTGGATTGGATGTTGACGCTCGTTGGTCCAGGTGAACCTTGCCCCAGATAGGGGAAGGTCAACCAGTTTGTGAGATTGAATCCGATTAGAGAAATCCTCCATGACTGGTGAAGCTCTTCTTTTCCGAGAATGCTCAACAAATCTGACTACGTTGAAATCTCCAACGAAACAGCACGGACCTGAGAAGGAATGTCTAATGCTAGTTAGCTCATTCCAAAAATCTGGTCTAATAAATTCTGAATTAGGATCGTAAACTGAAGAAATGAGGCAACAGAAGGAAGAAAACTTATCTTTTAAAATAACTAAAACCGAAAATGATCCAACGGAGGAAGACTGAAGCTCCCACTTGGATGATTTCCAAGCTAGAATAATACCAAGCTTCCTGAGGCATTAAGGGGAACCCATTTAGTGTCCTTTGCTTTCCACGGGGTGGACAGAAGGTTGTCTTTAAAAAGGGGAACCTTAGTTTCATGAAGACACAGAACATCTGGGTCTCTCTTGCCTATAGTGTTATTGATCAGACACCTCTTCTGCTTAGAGCCCACCCCTCTAACATTCCATAAGAGAATTCTCATTGGAGCATCAATCTTCCCCGAGATCCCTGTCTCCCTTGCCGCACTTTGGAGGCTAACATTAATCTCGGACTCAGTTGAAGTCTTTGAAGTTCCCTATTGCATGTGGACCTAGGAATATGTTTCGTAGGGGTACGAGGAGAGGGGAGAGGTCTTCCTCTATTTTCGATGCATTAGAAAAGGGCGATGTAGTCTTCTGGTCTATCACCAAACGTCAGCCCGAGAGAGCTACCGACGTGCCCCACCGCATCCCTAATCCATTTCTTGTTTTGGATGGATTCAAAAACTTCTTCTCTGCTTTTCTCTTCACCTAAGATCGTATCCATGGCCTCCTGTTGCTAGTGGGGGTAGTCAGCACACATCTGCAGCGGTTCTGCAACTATCACATTGGCAGGCAGATCTTACTGAAATAAGGTTATGGGGCCCATATCTGCCCAATCACAGGAGTGGGGTATGGAATTGAGTGGGGATGTGGGGAGGGAGGAAAAGGTTTGTGATTCAGAATATCGATTATCGGTATCGTTGGCTCTGGAAGCGTTATCTCCCATTACGGAGGAGGGATGTAGGCTTTGGATGTGGAGGGTAGGCGGATGTAGCAGGGCCTGCCTTTTTGCTGAGGGATGGGCGAAGAGGTTGTCAGGTAGGGATATGGTTTTAGGAATAGGAGGGAGAGATTGGGGCTCGAGTATGGGACAAGTAAGAGGGGTAAGATAAGGGTAGTGACTCTGGACCCGACTCGCATGATCCGATATCGCGATTCACACCAGACGCTAAACTCAGGCTGGCTGAATAGGTGGCCATGTGTTGAGAGATAGAAGCTTCTACCAAAAAGTTAGTCACGCGTCGACTCCCTGTGGAGAGAGGGCCATCAAACCTCGGGTGGCTCGGGGGATGGCAATGGGAAGGGTGACGTGTCTGGATGGGGGCCGCACACGTATCCTTCACCACTAGTCACTCGATGAGAAGGCGCTCGTCTCGAAGCGTCAAACCTGAGTTCACGTGGTGGCTTCTCCGGCAATAGGAGCTACCGCCCCTCGCATCGAAACTCCTCGATGTCAGAGCGCGACGTCGATTCGTCTGCGATTGTGCCACGTGCTTGTTCGACGGCCTGGATGGGAGCTCTATCTTCAATGGGGCCAGGGACGCTGACAGCGCCAACATCCGAAGGTCCGCTGGAGTATGGAACTCGTACTCCTTCACTGAGCATCGTCTCTGACGCTTGGAACTGAGGCGGAGATGAAGCTTCTTTCGCCCTCCATAGATCTCCCCACCTAGGGTATACTGCATCAGGCATTTCTTTTTGCACCGAGAGGAAGATTTGGCAGTTGTTGACCTGAACTGTCAAATGGGGAGGCAGAGGGGAGCCCTTCTTCCTTCTCACTTGAACTCTGATAACACCCAATTCTTCCCCTAGTTTCGTCTTCGAGTCCAACTCCAATAGGGAACGAAGGCAAGACGTGGCCAAGAGAAAGAACTCGTCATTCCAACATTCCAGAGGGATGCTCCATAAAAGAACCCAAATATTTTTCATCCTAAAGATGGAATAATcttcccatgacataactttagCAACCAGCCCTTCCGAATGCAAGTGTCCCGCCATTGTtagcatttcatggttaatcccCGGACATACCTTGACCCACAGATCATTGTAGCTTATTGGTTTGATGATGTAGTTACCAGGATGGAAACCAGTACAGTCCTTTATTCATTCTTTAACTTGCGAGAGAGAGGCTCCTTCTTTGGTGATGATAACCACTATCCCCTGCAACTCTGCTCTGGCTCGGTTAAAACTTTCCTAGCTGACAGAGAGGGTGAAATCCCTCTGTTCTTCCTTGAGATCTTCTCTGTCTGGCCCAGGCATGGCACTGTCTTCCTTATCAGAATTGGATTGGATGTTAGTTTGGTCAATGGGGGCGGTGTATGTTTGAGGACGACTTCTCTAAAAGAGTGACCTTCCATTCGCCTGGACTAAGGAACAGGGTTGTGGCTATTGGGATCTTTGTGAGACTCAAAAATGACGGCCTTCCTTTGCTGATCTCTGTATTTCGGCCCAAATCTAGCACGCTGGACAAGCATTGGGACTCCTCCAAACCTCTGTCCATGCAACATTTCGACTACTCTGGCAAGCTCCATTTCCGAGCTCATTCTGACCAGGGCAAAGCCCCAATAAAAACCATTATCCTGATCTCTCGGCATAACAACATCCATGATCACACCCGCACGcctaaaaaccctagaaatgtTGATTGGGAGCCATCATTCCAAATATCCCCTGACGAATAAGGTTGGATAAGAATTTCTTTTCCTTCCCGCTGATGTTGAAGACGTGTGAATGCGTTTCGAGTAACGCACCTACTTCCAGCCATGACCCCCATTATCATCCAATTCTCCATTTTCTTCGTCAGCAGGAGCTCCCGAAACGTTGGAGGCTCTTCCCCTGTTAGCTTTGCCTAAATCTCCTGTCGCCCTTGATTCTACTGGATGATGTTCTTCATTTCTTCTCTTCGCGTTCGCTTTTATATTCTTCCTTTCCTCAACGGATCTCCTTTTAGCATTTCCAGCTTGACGGTGTGCGGTTTATGCGCGGAAttcgtaaatttgaggcaatttctagggaggtgcgtaagtggggtttccctatttataaataggagtccctagggtcaTTCTCATgtatgttaaggctttctaaaggggtttcaagggttcctaaagagttttagggtttctaaagagtgtagcaagggtgagattcgaggttgttcgaatccggtaagtcttttctctttgtaatttctattttcataatagaattctgtcgctttgtaccatggttttttcccgaaagggttttccacgttaaatctttgtgttatcttgtgattgcttggtgctcttagattgctatcctatatCTATATCTGTATGATTccacaacacaaatcccaacagaTGATTGACTACTTTACATGTAAATGAATAAACATTAAgtagctttttttcttttttttttcactgtaGGTTTGTAGGCTAGAGGCCTACCCTCttgtaaacaaaacaaaacttCATTTGGAaaatgtggatcccacatgaaTACTCATGAACTTGGGATTAAAACAGCTAATTTCAGAGCTAGAgctttcatatatatatgtaaaagaaAGAGGAACTGTTTGATTATTGAAATGTATGCATTTcaagctttcttcttcttcttcttcttctttttcttttcccttctctttctgTGTATTTACATTGGGAAGCTGTAAAAGGGAGGCATTGATGCAGAGCCACTCCCATGAAGGCCCATCAATGCTCAGTGATCTTTGGTCCCCTGTATTCGGCCCCAACTACATGGACATCTTCTGGCTTCTCCCTCTCTTCCAACCATGCATGCTCCTCCCTACCATCTTCCACCATCCCATCGGCGTCCCCTGACATAAATCAAACAGCATCTAGCTAATTGTATTACACCCAAAAGTTCATCAAGATAAATATACGATCAAGATAGGATGAGAAGAAGAAGTCTGACGGGAAGCTTCGGATTAATGAGAAAGATTGCAGGTAGTGCACACACAAGATTTGGACCACACAGATATGTGCCATTCATGAGGGTCCCAAATCAAACAGCTACCCCCCGCTCAAGAATCAGGCCAGACTACTCATGGGATGGCCACAATGTGCAAAACAAACAGAGTTTTGAGTAAAACTTGCCCATGGTCCACATCTAATTACATGGATGCCCCTCGTTGATGAGTGGAGAGGCCTGATTCTTGAGTCACAGCTTTTACAAGCCAgtgcccaccaaatggatggctgggatctcACACACAATACATGTGGAAGCATGAATTAAGGCTGAATAGATATTCACATGCATGTTGGATTAGCAAATCCTTAGGCTTTGTACTAAGACAAGAGAAGAGTTAGGACCTTCAATGAGTGATGAAGGGAGCTGATGATTGATGATTGGACGAAtgatcaggtggggcccattccaACATCCCCATATCACCAGAGTGGCACAGCAGTGCACTAATCACTAGGTGAGTTTCTCCCACCTGGGCGGCTCGGGAACAATCTCTTTGATGAATTAGCTTATAAGCATACCCATTTCTCTTAAACTATgtaccaaaattttcaaaaggagACACCTTTAATGTGAATATGAATGAAGAAGAGAGTTCATTTCTTACTGGGTCCTGACTTGGGTTAGTAAACTGTCCATCTCTATGTGTCGCGTGATCATTTTTATTAGTAAAAAAGGTAAAAAAGGGTGCAAGGGATGACTTTTCCCACACAAGTACCTTTCAGTGGTTGGTCGGATGTTACAGCACGATAATAATTACAAACGAATATTCAGCAGATGGGTCATTCAAGAGCATGTCAATTTGGAAATGGATGGCACAAGCGGCGTCGAGAATCAGGAATCAAATGGACTAGACATTTTGGGAATaacaaaataataatttatttttgaaaagtaTTTTGGGGACAATTAGAACAAAATATAGCAAAATTTCAAACTAATGGGTGGTggcatttttgaaaaaattcaatAACTGCATGAATACATTTGAAGTTATCAAGCAAATGCAGAGGTGAATTTGGTGAACAAACGTTGTGATCAAAGTAGCAAATTTTGCAATCTGATGGGTGGGAGACTTTTGGAAATGTTCAAGGCCCTGGGCTCAATGGTAGGGTAGGCAGTCCTTGTTTCAAGAATGAGACGTAGGGTTTGACCCAGCTTACCTAACCCAAGAAAAGAAGTATCTTGTTTTGGTGCAAGTTGAAGACTCTAGAAGGGTGAGCGGAAGGCCCAAGAGGGCGTGGGTGGAGTTGGTAAGAAAAAACGTGATGACCTCTggtaactgaagttatggcccttgaacAAGTAGAATGGTgcaacaggattcatgtagccggccACAGTTGGTAAATTTAGATTAGTCGGTCCAGAAACAAAAATTGACAGGTGTGCATGTTTGTCGTAAGTGATATGTACAAAATAGGTTTCTAAAATTTCTTAGAATAGAGACTATTTGCTAAGTGGATGCTATTTTCCAAGCTGAATAATAGACCTAACAGCATAAATGACTGACTACTCTTCAGAGTATCCCACCTTTCCCCCAAGGTTTCACAAATGTTTCCCTCAGTTGATGATATTTTTTCGGAGTATCAGCTAATATCAGTGATGCCGATGCATGTTCCTTATCCCTAGTCATTAATATATGTACTGATACCAATACTCTAAATATTGCTACCACCACAATTTTCTTGTAAATGAAGTAACATTGTTAGATTCTAATTTTCACTAAAAGACTATCAACCTACCTGAGAAGCTTGCGTAGGGGAAACTGTTGTAGTATGTGCAGTGTCTGCCTTCAGAATCAGAGTATGGGGGGCCGAGCACGTCCAGTACTGCACATGCAGTCATAGCTGTGAAACAGTGCATGTTGCCACCTGCAGCCGGGTAGAGTATGGAGGTGTTGCAGGGGGCAGTAAAGACAGTGTCTATCTTCACCTTCGCCAATCGAACATTGGAGGGTTGGACTGCAAGAATGTCAAAGAAGTAATGCAGATAAAGgtaaataaatgaagaaaaaaggaatAAAAGAACTCAATGTAATTTACCGAATGGATGGATGAGAGATCCAATAGTAGGAGTATCTATTTTACCAGATGACACTAAATTACTCTTGACTATAGTGCGTGAAGCAAGCAACAATAGACTCAGGTGTGGGAGCAGGGAAGCATCTGTTCAAAATGTTATCAAGTATAAACGGCTAGCAAGTAGGAGTCCGATGCATGCTTAGAAGCGGGAGCAGCACCTGAGCACACCTGAATTGAAGGACGGTGGAACTAAGCTTTTGAAGTGTACACCTCAATCTCCTTTAGGGATTAGGGTTCCTGTTGGGGTAGGGATCATGCAAAATTGGGATCAAGTCTTAACCCTTGACGGGCCCCATGCCCTGCATGTAGGATTTGTTGCACTAAAGCAGTGCTTTTCTCCTCATAGACGAAATTAGCTGCATCTTTTGTTTTTAAAGAACTTCCTTGATGCATTCATGTGAAGGAAAGTGCCACTCTAGCGGCGAAGATCCTACTTTGAAAGCATGGAGACTACCGAAATCAACGTTAGACCTAATCCCATTTTTACAGGATCAAACAGACCCTACTAATCATAACCATTTCAAGAAAAGGGTCATCAATAGACAATGTTGGGCATGGGTGGGTTCGCACAATTGTGGCCCACAGTGCAATGATCCAAATTGTCAAATCTGACaaaccccaccatggatggaccttGCCCCAAAAATTCTCTCCAATTGAAAAATCCAAACCCATCAATTGGTGGCTGAAAGAAATAGAGAGTACAGGAAAGAATGCAGTTATGGTCCACATCCAACAATGAAAAGGCCACAGATCAGATGTTTAGGATCTTACAACATGCGAGAACTTTTGTGGCATTGCCCATCCACAGTGGTGGCCATCACATCAACAATCTGGATCATCACATGATCAGCTCTACTTGCACTAACTCATGGCTGGAAGATGCCACCCTCAAGCTGAGGCTCATACAATTCTTATAGCAGATTTTCATAGTTCATCCTAGCAAGCATTTCAGTTTCTTGTGGTGAGAGCAATGAAAGCacaaaaattaaaagagaaaagGGCTAGCCAGTTAACAAATACACATGCATGCATTTGAAAACATTTGGCAAAAAACTTACAGTGCGACGGGTTGATAATCGCATCACTACTATGAGGAATATCAGCCCAATCGTAAGCCTTGATGTGCATTGACCCAAACAAGAGCTTGCTGAAAACGGTCATGCCAGGATGATTATGGAGCGGAATGACACCTGATGGAGGCAAGCAGAAGATACCCATCTGCAGGAATGCAAGTTAGAAACTTTAAGATATGGACATGAATCGAGAACAATTTTCAAACTCTTAATATACAACGCAACATACCGAGAACATGTCGCACTCGTAGAGGTGTAGGTACGTTATTAGAGGAGCGCCTTCTGTCTCAGTCGTACTGAAATACGGCATGTCCTGACTCAATCCAACATCTTCTGGGCTCATGCTATCTGCATGAGAGAAGTCATTCTTGTAAGCAATAGGGAGAAGGCCCCTCTTAACATCACCGAcgatgtactatatatatatatatatatatatatgcaacagTCACATATACATGGACATCAGTAGCAGTATAAACATGCGTGCAGGTGCGTAGGCACATTGATGCATATATCGTGCAACATGCATGCTTCAAGTTATGTCAGTAAGCATGTCATGTGGTAATTCTGTTACATGCAACACACAGCTGAGCCTTCTCTCATATTAGTGCAGTGGCCAGAACAATGCACGGTTTGCACTGAGTCCTGAGGTTTGTCTACTTGAAACAATGGCATCCAGTTTCAGTCTGCCTTGCATTTATTTTACCTAAAATAGCATGTTATGGTACATGTTATCAGTATATACATAGATGCATACATATAAACTAAGTGTATGGCTCATGCAATGCACATAGAGGGAGAGTAGAGAAGaggaaagaaagggaagagagagagagagagaggaaaaaaattcaaaacgaGGGACCCATCCTCACTTTTTCTGTTGCTATGGCCCATTCGAgtttagatctacctcaatttcaAGCTAACTTCCTAGCAGGATGTAGATTAGTAGATATAC
This region includes:
- the LOC131223476 gene encoding plant cysteine oxidase 2 isoform X1 — protein: MRIDSSLLERKSQQPQKQQQQQLRELPKEKSRGKKNRRRNKKQMTPSVIQNLFDTCKEVFAGAGTIPSPVDVERLRSVLDSMSPEDVGLSQDMPYFSTTETEGAPLITYLHLYECDMFSMGIFCLPPSGVIPLHNHPGMTVFSKLLFGSMHIKAYDWADIPHSSDAIINPSHFQPSNVRLAKVKIDTVFTAPCNTSILYPAAGGNMHCFTAMTACAVLDVLGPPYSDSEGRHCTYYNSFPYASFSGDADGMVEDGREEHAWLEEREKPEDVHVVGAEYRGPKITEH
- the LOC131223476 gene encoding plant cysteine oxidase 2 isoform X2; translation: MRIDSSLLERKSQQPQKQQQQQLRELPKEKSRGKKNRRRNKKQMTPSVIQNLFDTCKEVFAGAGTIPSPVDVERLRSVLDSMSPEDVGLSQDMPYFSTTETEGAPLITYLHLYECDMFSMGIFCLPPSGVIPLHNHPGMTVFSKLLFGSMHIKAYDWADIPHSSDAIINPSHFQPSNVRLAKVKIDTVFTAPCNTSILYPAAGGNMHCFTAMTACAVLDVLGPPYSDSEGRHCTYYNSFPYASFSDAV
- the LOC131223476 gene encoding plant cysteine oxidase 2 isoform X3; translated protein: MLNGFGRFSYIVGDVKRGLLPIAYKNDFSHADSMSPEDVGLSQDMPYFSTTETEGAPLITYLHLYECDMFSMGIFCLPPSGVIPLHNHPGMTVFSKLLFGSMHIKAYDWADIPHSSDAIINPSHFQPSNVRLAKVKIDTVFTAPCNTSILYPAAGGNMHCFTAMTACAVLDVLGPPYSDSEGRHCTYYNSFPYASFSGDADGMVEDGREEHAWLEEREKPEDVHVVGAEYRGPKITEH